The following are encoded in a window of Halosolutus halophilus genomic DNA:
- a CDS encoding ABC transporter permease: MKSLAPLRRFDAADDVPLGLALLSGAIAASMILPLTWLLFEARRVDPARAREMLVRPETVDIITNSLLLMASVTVLSVLIGVPLAWLTVQTDLPFRRFWSIVVALPLVVPSYIGAFAFVSAFGPRGEFQSILQPFGIEQLPEIYGLPGTTLVITLYTYPYVYLTTRAALLSFDTTLLDAARTLNHDEWDAFRRVTLPQIRPAIVAGALLAALYGVSDFGTPAIMQFPVFTRQIFVEYNNGGLDYASLLSLQLLAIVLVVLALEWWVRPDRTIRGDGAEGSHEPVVSLGVWRWPAAAFPAAVTTLALAVPIWILGLWMVTADPYARQTLAFEFSYALNSVLVATAAAIVAVLAALPVAYFAARYESLVAVVFERATYVGFAVPGIVLGLALVYFATGYDSLDLAYAPALYQTLPLLVFAYVVRFMPQAVGSIRTTTLQVDPQLVEAARTLGETPLRTFRKITLPLVTPGVTAGAALVFLTTMKELPVTLILRPSGFETLVTIIWRAQEAAYFQYTAIPAFLLLAVSGLSMLVLLSQGGREGL, encoded by the coding sequence ATGAAATCGCTTGCTCCGCTTCGGCGGTTCGACGCAGCCGACGACGTGCCGCTCGGGCTGGCGCTGTTGTCCGGCGCGATCGCCGCGAGCATGATCCTTCCGCTGACCTGGCTGCTCTTCGAGGCGAGACGGGTGGACCCCGCCCGTGCCCGGGAGATGCTCGTCCGCCCGGAGACGGTGGACATCATCACCAACAGCCTCCTGCTGATGGCGTCGGTGACCGTCCTGTCGGTGCTGATCGGCGTGCCACTGGCGTGGCTGACCGTCCAGACGGATCTCCCGTTCCGACGCTTCTGGTCGATCGTCGTCGCGTTGCCGCTCGTGGTCCCGAGCTACATCGGGGCGTTCGCGTTCGTCTCCGCGTTCGGCCCGCGAGGCGAGTTCCAGTCGATCCTCCAGCCGTTCGGGATCGAACAGTTGCCGGAGATCTACGGGCTCCCCGGTACGACGCTGGTTATCACGCTCTACACCTATCCCTACGTCTACCTCACGACCCGCGCGGCCCTGCTGTCGTTCGACACGACGCTGCTCGATGCCGCTCGAACGCTCAACCACGACGAGTGGGACGCGTTCCGCCGGGTGACGCTCCCGCAGATCCGCCCGGCGATCGTCGCGGGTGCCCTGCTCGCGGCGCTGTACGGCGTCTCGGACTTCGGGACCCCGGCGATCATGCAGTTCCCGGTGTTCACGCGACAGATCTTCGTCGAGTACAACAACGGCGGACTGGACTACGCGTCGTTGCTCTCCCTGCAGTTGCTCGCGATCGTCCTCGTCGTGCTGGCCCTCGAGTGGTGGGTGCGGCCCGATCGAACGATCCGGGGCGACGGTGCGGAGGGATCACACGAACCCGTGGTCTCGCTGGGCGTCTGGCGCTGGCCGGCGGCGGCGTTCCCTGCGGCGGTCACGACCCTCGCGCTCGCCGTCCCGATCTGGATCCTCGGGCTCTGGATGGTCACCGCCGATCCGTACGCGCGACAGACGCTGGCGTTCGAATTCAGCTACGCGCTGAACTCGGTGCTGGTCGCCACGGCGGCCGCGATCGTCGCCGTCCTCGCGGCGTTGCCGGTCGCGTACTTCGCGGCGCGATACGAGTCGCTGGTGGCGGTGGTGTTCGAGCGAGCGACGTACGTCGGCTTCGCCGTGCCGGGGATCGTCCTGGGGCTCGCGCTCGTCTACTTCGCGACGGGCTACGACTCGCTCGACCTCGCCTACGCCCCCGCGCTCTACCAGACGCTTCCGCTGCTCGTGTTCGCGTACGTCGTCCGCTTCATGCCCCAGGCCGTCGGCTCGATCCGGACGACCACGCTCCAGGTCGATCCGCAACTGGTCGAAGCCGCGCGGACGCTCGGCGAGACGCCGCTGCGGACCTTCCGGAAGATCACGCTCCCGCTCGTCACGCCGGGCGTGACCGCTGGCGCCGCGCTCGTGTTCCTGACGACCATGAAAGAGCTTCCGGTGACCCTGATCCTCCGTCCGAGCGGGTTCGAAACCCTCGTGACGATCATCTGGCGAGCCCAGGAAGCCGCCTACTTCCAGTACACCGCGATTCCGGCGTTCCTCCTGCTCGCCGTCTCCGGACTCTCGATGCTCGTGCTCCTCTCGCAGGGCGGGCGCGAGGGGCTGTAG
- a CDS encoding SOS response-associated peptidase — translation MCGRYTLIVDRDDLEDRFDAAVRGSFRPRYNMAPGQELPVITGDEPDVVQYLEWGLVPSWADDDRDGLINARAETIDEKPSFRDAYERRRCLVPADGFYEWVETESGKQPYRVAFEDDRPFAMAGLWGRWEPETTQTGLDAFGGGVEDETDEGGALETFTIVTTEPNDLVADLHHRMAVVLPRDRERAWLTATDPRDLLEPYPADELRAYPVSTAVNDPSIDEPSLIEPIEIE, via the coding sequence ATGTGCGGCCGGTACACGCTGATCGTCGATCGAGACGACCTCGAAGACCGATTCGACGCGGCAGTTAGGGGGTCGTTTCGGCCGCGGTACAATATGGCGCCCGGCCAGGAGTTGCCGGTGATCACGGGCGACGAACCCGACGTCGTCCAGTACCTCGAGTGGGGACTCGTCCCGTCGTGGGCCGACGACGATCGCGACGGCCTGATCAACGCGCGGGCGGAGACGATCGACGAGAAGCCGAGTTTTCGGGACGCCTACGAGCGACGCAGATGTCTGGTCCCTGCCGACGGCTTCTACGAGTGGGTCGAGACGGAGTCGGGAAAACAGCCCTACCGTGTCGCCTTCGAGGACGATCGCCCGTTCGCGATGGCGGGGCTGTGGGGGCGCTGGGAGCCGGAGACGACACAGACCGGGCTCGACGCGTTCGGCGGTGGCGTCGAGGACGAGACGGACGAGGGCGGGGCGCTGGAGACGTTCACGATCGTCACCACCGAACCGAACGACCTGGTCGCGGATCTGCACCACCGGATGGCGGTCGTCCTCCCTCGCGATCGCGAGCGAGCGTGGTTGACGGCGACCGATCCGCGGGACCTCCTCGAGCCGTATCCGGCCGACGAGCTACGGGCGTATCCGGTCTCGACTGCGGTCAACGATCCGTCGATCGACGAGCCCTCGCTGATCGAGCCGATCGAGATCGAGTGA
- a CDS encoding Rid family detoxifying hydrolase, translating into MKRIIETDDAPAAVGAYSQATTDDSLLFTAGQIPMTADGDLLDDDPIDRQTEQALYNLDAILDEAGASAEDILKVTVFLDDIDDFETMNEAYANYFDDEPPARSAVEVAALPKGVGVEIEAVASIE; encoded by the coding sequence GTGAAACGAATCATCGAAACCGACGACGCACCCGCCGCGGTCGGCGCGTACAGTCAGGCGACGACCGACGACTCGCTGCTGTTCACCGCCGGACAGATCCCCATGACCGCCGACGGGGACCTGCTCGACGACGACCCGATCGATCGTCAGACCGAACAGGCCCTCTACAACCTCGACGCCATCCTCGACGAGGCGGGCGCGTCCGCCGAGGACATCCTCAAAGTGACCGTCTTCCTCGACGACATCGACGACTTCGAGACGATGAACGAGGCCTACGCGAACTACTTCGACGACGAACCGCCGGCCCGGAGCGCCGTCGAAGTCGCCGCCCTTCCGAAGGGCGTCGGCGTCGAGATCGAGGCCGTCGCGTCGATCGAGTGA
- the ilvA gene encoding threonine ammonia-lyase, producing MLGLSDILEARDRVRETSRHTPLEHSHTYSAMTGADVRLKLENFQRTGAFKIRGATNRIATLSDAEKEAGVVTASAGNHAQGVALAATRVGVDAKIVMPEHAPISKVKATRNYGAEVVLAGADYNEAAQRAHEIEREEDRTYVHAFDDEYVMAGQGTIGLEIVEDCPEVDTVVVPIGGGGLISGIATAVKERKPDTRVIGVQAEGASSVATSLEKGERVSLDGVDTIADGIATRSVGEKTFPIIRDRVDEVVTVSDPEIAVALVYLLERSKTLVEGAGAVPLAALLFEKFDFEDDETIVPALCGGNIDLNTLTNVIVRGLVETGRYLKIRTVLKDQPGALEDLLEIFTAHRANIYAIHHDRTSRDVEMSDTEVEIELEMRGPDHVDAFLSDMRDAGYEVDVLV from the coding sequence ATGCTCGGACTCTCGGATATTCTCGAGGCACGCGATCGCGTCCGCGAGACCTCGCGGCACACCCCGCTCGAACACTCCCACACCTACTCCGCGATGACCGGTGCCGACGTCCGTCTGAAACTGGAGAACTTCCAGCGGACCGGCGCGTTCAAGATCCGCGGCGCGACGAACCGGATCGCGACGCTATCGGACGCCGAGAAGGAGGCCGGCGTCGTCACCGCCAGCGCGGGCAACCACGCCCAGGGCGTCGCGCTCGCGGCGACCCGCGTGGGCGTCGACGCGAAGATCGTCATGCCCGAACACGCGCCGATCTCGAAGGTCAAGGCGACGCGCAACTACGGCGCGGAGGTCGTCCTCGCCGGCGCCGACTACAACGAGGCCGCCCAGCGGGCCCACGAGATCGAACGCGAGGAAGACCGGACCTACGTCCACGCGTTCGACGACGAGTACGTCATGGCCGGCCAGGGCACGATCGGCCTCGAGATCGTCGAGGACTGTCCCGAAGTCGATACGGTCGTGGTACCGATCGGCGGCGGCGGACTCATCAGCGGGATCGCGACCGCAGTGAAGGAACGGAAACCCGACACCCGCGTCATCGGCGTCCAGGCCGAGGGCGCGTCGAGCGTCGCGACGTCCCTCGAAAAGGGCGAACGCGTCTCCCTCGACGGCGTCGACACGATCGCCGACGGGATCGCGACCCGCAGCGTCGGTGAGAAGACCTTCCCGATCATTCGGGACCGGGTCGACGAAGTCGTCACCGTCTCCGATCCGGAGATCGCGGTCGCGCTGGTCTACCTGCTCGAGCGATCGAAGACCCTCGTCGAGGGCGCGGGCGCGGTCCCGCTGGCCGCACTCCTCTTCGAGAAGTTCGACTTCGAGGACGACGAGACGATCGTCCCCGCCCTCTGTGGCGGGAACATCGACCTCAACACGCTCACGAACGTCATCGTCCGCGGACTGGTCGAGACGGGCCGATATCTCAAGATCCGCACCGTGTTGAAAGATCAGCCGGGCGCGCTCGAAGACCTGCTCGAGATCTTCACCGCCCACCGGGCGAACATCTACGCGATCCACCACGATCGGACCTCCCGGGACGTCGAGATGAGCGACACCGAGGTCGAGATCGAACTCGAGATGCGCGGCCCCGATCACGTCGACGCCTTCCTCTCGGACATGCGGGACGCGGGCTACGAGGTCGACGTGCTCGTCTGA
- a CDS encoding gamma-glutamylcyclotransferase family protein: protein MYVFVYGTLTDPAQVEHVLGPGDETEGETAWEFTDSATLDGFHRVDGRYPTLAPGGNVDGRLLAVDEAGLDRLDRYEGVDRGLYVRVAVPRSETTGTAWTYVGDPDRLSVDVEWPGDGSLVDRVQRYISTSEIVVESNE, encoded by the coding sequence ATGTACGTCTTCGTGTACGGAACGCTGACGGATCCCGCGCAGGTCGAGCACGTTCTCGGCCCCGGAGACGAAACCGAGGGCGAGACGGCGTGGGAATTCACGGACTCAGCGACCCTCGACGGATTCCACCGCGTCGACGGTCGGTACCCTACGCTGGCCCCCGGTGGAAACGTCGACGGGCGACTGCTCGCCGTCGACGAGGCCGGACTCGATCGCCTCGATCGCTACGAGGGCGTCGATCGAGGGCTCTACGTGCGCGTCGCCGTCCCGCGGAGCGAGACGACCGGGACGGCCTGGACCTACGTCGGCGATCCCGATCGGCTGAGCGTCGACGTCGAGTGGCCCGGCGATGGGTCGCTGGTGGATCGGGTCCAACGGTATATCTCGACGTCGGAAATTGTGGTAGAAAGTAACGAATGA
- a CDS encoding DUF7490 domain-containing protein — MNRESALMVAALVVAVAALTTLALSGAVSDPSAPDTGAAIDRAGTASLLEVTIAADEVSGETATLAVDTYLQHEGPAVENVTVVHRTTDTDTNLVVDVTEREVGGLESESEEVVSGTVDVPREGTHRIETIVYTDGTRTESVSHRVSGVDSLTPAYADTGLEFHSYTGALADVPAIEYEVESSTGDRVELAVESYLTNAGDRTADGLELELKARQADSNIVADSATVDLSGVEPGETVSPTTTLEIPGEYAYHLDGILWLDGTIVATDRAGADLRPNATDGGDLDTAEFDENGTSKEFETSEGDAESFDEEDEVEGADHDDGADSADGTAGFGVAVAAVALLATIALARRSTNE; from the coding sequence ATGAATCGGGAGTCCGCCCTGATGGTCGCCGCGCTCGTCGTCGCCGTCGCGGCCCTCACGACCCTCGCCCTCTCCGGTGCAGTCAGCGATCCAAGCGCTCCGGATACGGGTGCCGCGATCGATCGCGCCGGAACCGCATCGCTGCTCGAAGTGACGATCGCCGCCGACGAGGTGTCCGGCGAGACGGCCACGCTGGCGGTCGATACCTACCTCCAACACGAGGGTCCGGCCGTCGAGAACGTCACGGTTGTCCACCGGACGACGGACACCGACACCAACCTCGTGGTCGACGTCACCGAACGCGAGGTCGGGGGACTGGAGAGCGAGTCCGAAGAGGTCGTCTCGGGAACCGTCGACGTCCCCCGGGAAGGAACCCACCGGATCGAGACGATCGTCTACACCGACGGGACGCGAACGGAGTCGGTAAGCCACCGCGTCTCCGGCGTCGATTCGCTGACACCCGCCTACGCCGACACCGGACTCGAGTTCCACAGCTACACCGGTGCACTCGCCGACGTCCCCGCGATCGAGTACGAGGTCGAGTCGTCGACGGGCGACCGGGTCGAACTCGCGGTCGAGAGTTATCTCACAAACGCGGGTGACCGTACCGCTGACGGCCTCGAACTCGAACTGAAAGCCCGACAGGCGGACTCGAACATCGTCGCCGACTCGGCCACGGTCGACCTCTCGGGCGTCGAACCCGGCGAGACGGTCTCGCCCACGACCACCCTCGAGATCCCCGGCGAGTACGCCTACCACCTCGACGGAATCCTCTGGCTCGACGGCACCATCGTCGCGACCGATCGGGCCGGCGCCGATCTCCGTCCGAACGCGACGGACGGCGGCGACCTCGACACGGCCGAGTTCGACGAAAACGGGACCTCGAAAGAATTCGAGACCAGCGAAGGGGATGCCGAGTCGTTCGACGAGGAGGACGAGGTGGAGGGCGCCGATCACGACGACGGGGCCGACAGCGCCGACGGAACCGCCGGCTTCGGCGTCGCCGTCGCCGCAGTGGCACTGCTTGCAACCATCGCACTCGCACGGAGGTCAACCAATGAGTAA
- the citZ gene encoding citrate synthase — MADDLKKGLEGVLVAESELSSIDGDEGRLIYRGYTIEDLARGASYEEVVYLLWHGHLPDEAELAEFTESINEEREVHEDVLATMERLAEADERPMAALRTAVSMFSAYEPEDDVEPDDLDATRRKGRRITAKIPTALAAFERYRLGEDPIDPHPDLGLAANFLYMLTGEEPDDVAAETFDQALILHADHGLNASTFTSMVIGSTMADIYSAVTGGISALSGPLHGGANQDVMEVLIEIDESNLDHREWVEQATEEGRRIPGFGHRVYNVKDPRAKILQERSEELAENGEDKWYNYTTTIEQFLTEEKGLVEKGIAPNVDFYSGSVYYQLGIPIDMYTPIFAMSRVGGWVGHVLEYQEENRLIRPRARYIGPQDQEFVPLEER; from the coding sequence ATGGCTGACGACCTCAAGAAAGGGCTGGAGGGTGTCCTGGTCGCAGAGTCGGAACTCAGCTCGATCGACGGCGACGAAGGTCGGCTGATCTACCGCGGATACACGATCGAGGACCTCGCGCGCGGTGCGAGCTACGAGGAAGTCGTGTACCTGCTCTGGCACGGACACCTCCCGGACGAGGCGGAACTCGCGGAGTTCACCGAGTCGATCAACGAGGAACGCGAGGTCCACGAGGACGTCCTCGCGACGATGGAACGCCTCGCTGAGGCCGACGAGCGGCCGATGGCCGCCCTCCGGACGGCGGTCTCGATGTTCTCGGCCTACGAACCCGAGGACGACGTCGAACCCGACGATCTAGACGCGACGCGACGGAAGGGACGGCGCATCACCGCCAAGATCCCGACCGCGCTCGCGGCCTTCGAGCGGTATCGACTGGGCGAAGACCCGATCGATCCACATCCCGACCTCGGACTCGCCGCGAACTTCCTCTACATGCTGACCGGCGAAGAACCGGACGACGTCGCCGCCGAGACGTTCGATCAGGCGCTGATCCTGCACGCGGATCACGGACTGAACGCGTCGACGTTCACCTCGATGGTCATCGGCTCGACGATGGCCGACATCTACAGCGCGGTCACCGGCGGGATCAGCGCCCTTTCCGGCCCGCTGCACGGCGGTGCCAATCAGGACGTCATGGAAGTGCTCATCGAGATCGACGAGAGCAACCTCGACCACCGCGAGTGGGTCGAGCAGGCGACCGAGGAGGGGCGGCGCATTCCCGGCTTCGGCCACCGCGTCTACAACGTCAAGGACCCCCGCGCGAAGATCCTCCAGGAGCGAAGCGAGGAACTCGCCGAAAACGGCGAGGACAAGTGGTACAACTACACCACGACCATCGAACAGTTCCTCACGGAGGAGAAGGGGCTCGTAGAGAAGGGGATCGCCCCGAACGTCGACTTCTACTCCGGGTCGGTCTACTATCAACTGGGCATCCCGATCGACATGTACACGCCCATCTTCGCGATGAGCCGCGTCGGCGGCTGGGTCGGTCACGTCCTCGAATACCAGGAGGAGAACCGTCTGATCCGCCCGCGTGCGCGGTACATCGGGCCCCAGGATCAGGAGTTCGTCCCGCTCGAAGAGCGGTAG
- a CDS encoding helix-turn-helix domain-containing protein, which yields MSGFRATVVVTDPAGCPVASASERADETIDSVTRSRTATDGTVVEEFSVAAGTSVATENDTELTPVQANDREEVYRFERESAADCACERVERMGTPISSVRAQDGSLLLTFRTLELEEVAAIVDDLREYFDGVLVEELTQDHEESTADPVVVDRDRLTDRQREIVETAHEMGYFEYPKGANATDVAEELGVARSTFTEHLAAAQTKLLNAILEK from the coding sequence ATGTCCGGGTTTCGAGCAACAGTCGTCGTCACCGATCCCGCGGGGTGTCCGGTCGCCAGCGCGTCGGAGCGTGCCGACGAAACGATCGACTCCGTGACGCGGTCACGAACGGCCACGGACGGAACGGTCGTCGAGGAATTCAGCGTCGCCGCTGGGACGTCGGTCGCGACGGAGAACGACACAGAACTGACACCGGTGCAGGCGAACGATCGAGAAGAGGTCTACCGCTTCGAACGGGAGAGCGCGGCCGACTGTGCGTGTGAACGCGTCGAGCGCATGGGAACGCCGATCTCGTCGGTCCGAGCCCAGGACGGCTCGTTGCTGCTCACCTTCCGGACGCTCGAACTCGAGGAGGTCGCTGCCATCGTCGACGACCTCCGGGAGTACTTCGACGGCGTGCTGGTCGAGGAACTCACCCAGGACCACGAGGAGTCGACGGCCGATCCGGTCGTCGTCGATCGGGATCGACTCACGGACCGCCAGCGCGAGATCGTCGAGACGGCCCACGAAATGGGGTACTTCGAGTACCCGAAAGGGGCAAACGCGACCGACGTCGCCGAGGAACTCGGCGTCGCGAGATCGACGTTTACCGAACACCTGGCCGCCGCTCAGACGAAGCTGTTGAACGCAATCTTGGAAAAATAA
- a CDS encoding ABC transporter permease yields the protein MSARRHDTDGAPRAAGYYHLARAVLYREFLIFVRYPANAIGGIIVSLFFFGVLFYGGRMVAGRALTDSIEGIIVGYFLWTLSVGAYSAISNDISSEVQWGTLERHVMTPFGFAPVALLKGVAKIVRSFITSTIILAVMIGITGTSLELPLFTIGVIATLSIVSVLGLGLAAGGVTVLYKQIGNWLNLLQFGFIVLISAPAFDLGWMRFLPLAHGSALLQRAMIDGTRLWEFTPIELGLLIGVAAGYVALGYAVFQYATRRARRLGVLGDY from the coding sequence ATGAGTGCACGACGGCACGACACGGATGGGGCACCTCGGGCGGCCGGCTACTATCACCTCGCCCGGGCCGTTCTCTACCGTGAATTCCTGATTTTCGTTCGCTACCCCGCGAACGCTATCGGCGGGATAATCGTCTCGTTGTTCTTCTTCGGAGTGCTCTTCTACGGCGGGCGAATGGTCGCCGGACGAGCGCTCACCGACTCGATCGAGGGGATCATCGTCGGCTACTTCCTGTGGACGCTGTCGGTGGGCGCGTACTCCGCAATCTCGAACGATATCTCGAGCGAGGTTCAGTGGGGGACCCTCGAACGCCACGTGATGACGCCGTTCGGCTTCGCGCCCGTTGCGCTGTTGAAAGGCGTCGCGAAGATCGTGCGGTCGTTCATCACCTCGACGATAATTCTGGCAGTGATGATCGGGATCACCGGCACGTCGCTCGAATTGCCGCTGTTCACGATCGGTGTCATCGCGACGCTCAGCATCGTCTCGGTGCTCGGTCTCGGGCTCGCAGCCGGTGGCGTTACCGTGCTCTACAAACAGATCGGCAACTGGCTCAACCTCCTCCAGTTCGGGTTCATCGTGCTCATTTCCGCGCCCGCGTTCGACCTCGGCTGGATGCGATTTCTCCCCCTCGCCCACGGCAGCGCCCTCCTCCAGCGTGCGATGATCGACGGAACTCGGCTCTGGGAGTTCACACCGATTGAGTTGGGGCTTCTGATCGGCGTTGCTGCCGGATACGTGGCGCTGGGGTATGCAGTCTTTCAGTACGCGACCCGACGGGCGAGACGGCTCGGCGTTCTCGGCGACTACTGA